In Quercus robur chromosome 11, dhQueRobu3.1, whole genome shotgun sequence, the following proteins share a genomic window:
- the LOC126705890 gene encoding probable jasmonic acid carboxyl methyltransferase 2, with protein MEVKQVLRMNGGEGKTSYATHSQHQRMVASMVKPIVEESIEELYQTLFPECLKIADLGCSLGPNTLLVVSEIIEILSTTSQKLNSPLPSLQAFLNDLPGNDFNTIFRSLQSFYRKLETEKGNTFGNCFISGVPGSFYGRLFPCNSLHFVHSSYAIMWLSEVPKGLVSQTGEALNKGNICIAKTSPPAVFKAYLDQFERDFTLFLKSRAEELVAGGCMVLTTMGSIKSDDPLSIWEVVGLKLNDMVLEGMIEESKLDNFNLPYYAATMEEVKKVIEAEGSFTLQKLEAFKVDWDTYIKKANKGLDKQAREAILASDIRAVGEPILASHFGEASMEDLFRRFKEVVLDHMEKEKCVYFNLVISLKKKG; from the exons aGAATGGTTGCATCTATGGTCAAGCCCATAGTTGAAGAGAGCATTGAGGAGCTTTACCAGACCTTATTCCCCGAGTGCTTGAAGATTGCAGATTTGGGATGCTCATTAGGACCCAACACCCTTCTAGTTGTATCAGAAATCATAGAAATTCTTAGCACTACATCCCAGAAGTTGAACTCACCGTTACCTTCATTGCAAGCATTCCTAAATGATCTCCCCGGCAATGACTTCAACACAATTTTCAGGTCACTGCAGAGCTTCTATAGGAAATTGGAGACTGAGAAGGGAAACACCTTTGGAAATTGCTTCATATCTGGAGTGCCTGGATCTTTCTATGGGAGGCTCTTCCCTTGCAATTCCCTTCACTTTGTTCATTCTTCTTATGCTATAATGTGGCTCTCCGAG GTACCAAAAGGGTTAGTGAGTCAGACAGGAGAAGCACTCAACAAAGGAAACATTTGCATTGCAAAGACAAGCCCTCCTGCTGTGTTTAAAGCATATTTGGACCAATTTGAAAGGGATTTCACACTTTTTCTAAAGTCTCGAGCGGAAGAATTAGTTGCTGGTGGCTGTATGGTCCTCACAACCATGGGTAGCATCAAAAGCGATGATCCTCTTTCCATTTGGGAAGTCGTTGGTCTAAAACTCAATGACATGGTCTTGGag GGCATGATTGAAGAGTCAAAACTGGACAACTTCAATTTGCCATACTATGCAGCTACTATGGAGGAAGTAAAGAAGGTAATCGAGGCCGAAGGATCTTTTACTTTGCAGAAACTTGAAGCTTTCAAAGTGGATTGGGACACCTACATAAAGAAGGCTAACAAGGGTCTTGATAAGCAAGCAAGGGAAGCCATACTTGCCAGTGACATTAGGGCCGTGGGTGAGCCCATTTTGGCAAGCCATTTTGGGGAAGCATCCATGGAGGACTTGTTCCGTAGGTTTAAAGAGGTTGTGCTTGATCACATGGAGAAGGAGAAATGTGTGTACTTTAATTTGGTTATCTCCTTGAAAAAGAAGGGTTGA